A DNA window from Xanthomonas campestris pv. campestris str. ATCC 33913 contains the following coding sequences:
- the secA gene encoding preprotein translocase subunit SecA: MINSLLTRVFGSRNERQLRQLNRLVTQINALEPTIEKLSDAELQAKTPEFKQRLAAGESLDKILPEAFAVCREASRRVLGMRHYDVQLIGGMVLHLGKIAEMRTGEGKTLVATLPVYLNALEGQGVHVVTVNDYLARRDAAQMGKLYNWLGLSVGVVYPGMPHSDKHAAYAADITYGTNNEFGFDYLRDNMALSRADRYQRKLHYAIVDEVDSILIDEARTPLIISGPADESPELYIRVNRIVPQLTKQESEEGEGDYWIDEKGKQVHLSEAGMGHAEELLLQAGILENADDGLYAAQNLSVVHHLNAALRAHAIYQRDVDYIVRDGEVVIVDEFTGRTLSGRRWSDGLHQAVEAKEGVPVQRENQTLASITFQNLFRMYKKLSGMTGTADTEAYEFQSIYGLEVVVIPTNRPTVRKDHPDQVFLNRKGKFNAVLADIEDCAKRGQPVLVGTTSIETSEMLSEHLRKAGVKHEVLNAKQHEREATIVANAGQPGAVTIATNMAGRGTDIVLGGSLEAEYHALGEDATEEARFKIKTDWQRRHDAVKAAGGLHIIGTERHESRRIDNQLRGRAGRQGDPGSSRFYLSLEDNLMRIFASDWVQKAMRMMGMKEDDVIEDRLVSRQIEKAQRKVEAHNFDIRKNLLDFDDVNNDQRKVIYAQRDDLLDAESVKDNVDGIRGDVIYDLVARFVPPNSVDEQWDLQGLEATLESELGMPLALRELAKTQEELDAEQIAAKVQTAVDAHFAEKEAAVGADTMRALEKHVMLTVLDQGWKEHLAKMDYLRQGIYLRGYAQKQPKQEYKKEAFELFSEMLENVKREVINLLARVRIRSEEEVAELEEQERRQAEARLLASQFQHQDAGGYGADEEVEQMQGGNAPVPVSQVTRDEPKVGRNDPCPCGSGKKYKHCHGQLS, translated from the coding sequence ATGATCAACAGTCTGCTTACCCGTGTCTTTGGCAGTCGTAACGAACGCCAGCTGCGCCAGCTCAACCGCCTCGTCACCCAGATCAATGCGCTGGAGCCGACGATCGAGAAGCTCTCCGACGCCGAGCTGCAAGCCAAGACCCCGGAGTTCAAGCAGCGGCTTGCCGCCGGCGAGTCCCTGGACAAGATCCTTCCCGAAGCCTTTGCGGTCTGCCGCGAGGCCAGCCGCCGCGTGCTGGGCATGCGCCACTACGACGTGCAGCTGATCGGCGGCATGGTGCTGCACCTGGGCAAGATCGCCGAAATGCGCACCGGTGAAGGCAAGACCCTGGTGGCCACGCTGCCGGTCTACCTCAACGCTCTGGAAGGCCAGGGCGTGCACGTGGTGACGGTCAACGACTACCTGGCGCGCCGCGACGCCGCGCAGATGGGCAAGCTGTACAACTGGCTGGGCCTGAGCGTGGGCGTGGTGTATCCGGGCATGCCGCATAGCGACAAGCACGCCGCCTACGCTGCCGACATCACCTACGGCACCAATAACGAATTCGGCTTCGACTACCTGCGCGACAACATGGCGCTGTCGCGGGCCGACCGTTACCAGCGCAAGCTGCATTACGCGATCGTCGACGAAGTCGACTCGATCCTGATCGACGAAGCGCGCACGCCTCTGATCATTTCCGGCCCGGCCGACGAATCGCCGGAGCTGTACATCCGCGTCAATCGCATCGTGCCGCAGCTGACCAAGCAGGAAAGCGAAGAAGGCGAGGGCGATTACTGGATCGACGAGAAGGGCAAGCAGGTGCATCTGTCCGAGGCGGGCATGGGCCACGCCGAAGAGCTGCTGCTGCAGGCCGGCATCCTGGAAAACGCCGACGACGGCCTGTATGCCGCGCAGAACCTGAGCGTGGTGCATCACCTCAACGCCGCGCTGCGTGCGCATGCGATCTATCAGCGGGATGTGGACTACATCGTGCGCGATGGCGAGGTGGTGATCGTCGACGAATTCACTGGCCGTACCCTGTCCGGACGTCGCTGGTCCGATGGCCTGCATCAGGCAGTCGAGGCCAAGGAAGGCGTTCCGGTGCAGCGCGAGAACCAGACGCTGGCCAGCATCACCTTCCAGAACCTGTTCCGCATGTACAAGAAGCTGTCCGGCATGACCGGTACGGCCGACACCGAAGCCTACGAATTCCAGAGCATCTACGGCCTGGAAGTGGTGGTGATTCCGACCAACCGCCCCACCGTGCGCAAGGACCATCCGGACCAGGTGTTCCTCAACCGCAAGGGCAAGTTCAATGCGGTGCTGGCCGATATCGAAGACTGCGCCAAGCGCGGTCAGCCGGTGCTGGTGGGTACCACCTCGATCGAAACCTCCGAGATGCTTTCCGAGCACCTGCGCAAGGCCGGCGTGAAGCACGAAGTGCTCAACGCCAAGCAGCATGAGCGCGAAGCGACCATCGTGGCCAATGCCGGCCAGCCGGGCGCGGTGACCATCGCCACCAACATGGCCGGTCGCGGTACCGACATCGTGCTCGGTGGCTCGCTGGAAGCGGAATATCACGCCTTGGGCGAAGACGCGACCGAAGAGGCCCGCTTCAAGATCAAGACCGATTGGCAGCGCCGCCATGATGCGGTCAAGGCCGCCGGCGGCCTGCACATCATTGGTACCGAACGCCATGAATCGCGGCGTATCGACAACCAGCTGCGTGGCCGTGCCGGTCGCCAGGGTGACCCGGGTTCCTCGCGCTTCTATCTGTCGCTGGAAGACAACCTGATGCGCATCTTCGCCTCGGACTGGGTCCAGAAGGCGATGCGCATGATGGGCATGAAGGAAGACGACGTCATCGAAGATCGCCTGGTCAGCCGGCAGATCGAAAAGGCGCAGCGCAAGGTGGAAGCGCACAACTTCGACATCCGCAAGAACCTGCTGGATTTCGACGACGTCAACAACGACCAACGCAAGGTGATCTACGCACAGCGCGATGACTTGCTGGATGCCGAGTCGGTAAAGGACAACGTCGACGGCATCCGTGGCGATGTGATCTACGACCTGGTCGCTCGCTTCGTGCCACCCAACTCGGTGGACGAGCAGTGGGACCTGCAGGGCCTGGAAGCCACGCTGGAATCGGAACTGGGCATGCCGCTGGCACTGCGCGAGCTGGCCAAGACCCAGGAAGAACTGGACGCCGAGCAGATCGCCGCCAAAGTGCAGACCGCGGTAGATGCGCACTTCGCCGAGAAGGAAGCGGCCGTGGGCGCAGACACCATGCGCGCACTGGAAAAGCACGTGATGCTGACCGTGCTCGACCAGGGCTGGAAGGAGCATCTGGCCAAGATGGATTACCTGCGCCAGGGCATCTATCTGCGCGGCTATGCGCAGAAGCAACCCAAGCAGGAATACAAGAAGGAAGCTTTCGAGCTGTTCTCCGAGATGCTGGAGAACGTCAAGCGCGAGGTGATTAACCTGCTGGCGCGCGTGCGCATCCGCAGCGAAGAAGAAGTCGCCGAACTGGAAGAGCAGGAGCGTCGCCAGGCCGAAGCCCGCCTGCTGGCCTCGCAGTTCCAGCACCAGGATGCCGGCGGCTACGGTGCGGACGAAGAAGTGGAGCAGATGCAGGGCGGCAACGCGCCGGTACCGGTCTCGCAGGTCACCCGCGACGAGCCCAAGGTCGGCCGCAACGATCCCTGCCCGTGCGGCAGCGGCAAGAAGTACAAGCACTGCCACGGTCAGCTCAGCTGA
- a CDS encoding NAD(P)H-quinone oxidoreductase yields the protein MSETTMTAIAIRNGKGDADALHAVEQARPQPAPGQVLIRVHAAGINRPDLLQRGGHYPPPPGAPETLGLEVAGEVVVAAGRWKVGDRVCALLGGGGYAQYAAVDARHVLPVPEGMTLVQAAALPETIFTAYANLFEHGRLAAGEWLLLHGATSGIGVTAIQLAKAAGAHVLATARSAGKAAQARELGADVAIDSTTESFVAAAKAHAGVDVALDMVGASVFADTLEALNPGGRIVYIASQAGATLEVPIPLLMRKQAIITGSTLRPRNADEKARLAAEVERVVWPWIAQGKVRVLIDQCFPLAEAAAAHRYLEQGSHLGKVVLEM from the coding sequence ATGAGCGAGACCACGATGACGGCCATTGCGATCCGCAACGGCAAGGGCGATGCAGATGCACTGCATGCGGTTGAGCAAGCGCGCCCGCAGCCAGCGCCGGGCCAGGTGTTGATCCGTGTGCATGCCGCCGGCATCAATCGGCCGGACCTGCTGCAGCGTGGGGGCCACTATCCGCCGCCGCCGGGTGCACCGGAGACGCTGGGCCTGGAGGTCGCGGGCGAGGTCGTGGTGGCCGCTGGCCGCTGGAAGGTTGGCGACCGTGTATGCGCCTTGCTCGGCGGCGGTGGCTACGCGCAGTACGCGGCGGTGGACGCGCGCCATGTGTTGCCGGTTCCTGAAGGCATGACGCTGGTGCAGGCCGCTGCATTGCCGGAAACCATCTTCACCGCCTACGCCAATCTGTTCGAACATGGCCGCCTGGCGGCAGGCGAATGGCTGCTGCTGCACGGCGCTACCTCCGGCATCGGCGTGACCGCGATCCAGCTGGCAAAGGCCGCCGGCGCGCATGTGCTGGCCACGGCCCGCTCGGCCGGCAAGGCGGCGCAGGCACGCGAACTGGGCGCGGACGTGGCGATCGACTCCACCACCGAGTCGTTCGTGGCCGCCGCCAAGGCGCACGCCGGGGTGGACGTGGCGCTGGACATGGTGGGCGCCTCGGTCTTTGCCGATACGCTGGAAGCACTGAATCCGGGTGGCCGCATCGTCTACATCGCCTCGCAGGCCGGCGCCACGCTGGAAGTGCCGATCCCGCTGCTGATGCGCAAGCAGGCCATCATCACCGGTTCGACCCTGCGCCCGCGCAACGCCGACGAAAAGGCGCGGCTGGCAGCGGAAGTGGAACGCGTGGTGTGGCCCTGGATTGCGCAAGGCAAGGTGCGCGTGTTGATCGATCAATGTTTCCCGCTGGCCGAGGCCGCCGCCGCGCATCGCTATCTGGAGCAGGGCAGCCATCTGGGCAAGGTGGTGCTGGAAATGTAG
- a CDS encoding histidine phosphatase family protein: MPTKDELSAHRNPSMQPVRTARVPTGGRCNCFLLLRGDHRGERHASTTRMTSPSPHRWCTPEHAMPLYFVRHGESLANEQNYFAGSQNSPLTRLGRRQAQQAALRAATRTALRPGACLHAGARAGNGSHHPA; the protein is encoded by the coding sequence ATGCCAACCAAAGATGAACTGTCCGCGCACCGCAACCCATCAATGCAACCCGTTCGCACGGCGCGCGTACCTACGGGCGGTCGCTGCAATTGCTTCCTTCTGCTGCGCGGCGACCATCGTGGCGAGCGCCATGCGAGCACTACACGCATGACATCGCCCTCCCCCCATCGATGGTGCACGCCGGAGCATGCGATGCCTCTCTACTTTGTCCGCCATGGGGAATCGCTCGCCAACGAACAGAACTACTTCGCTGGTTCCCAGAATTCGCCGCTGACCCGGCTGGGCCGGCGTCAGGCGCAGCAGGCCGCGCTACGTGCAGCAACGCGCACTGCACTTCGACCAGGTGCATGTCTCCACGCTGGAGCGCGCGCAGGCAACGGCAGCCATCATCCTGCATGA
- a CDS encoding Nudix family hydrolase: MPDSLRSIHVVAGVITDARGRILLTRRTETRDMPGLWEFPGGKREPGETSEQALVRELNEELGIDAHVGAWVMDVPQLYPDKRLRLEVREITGWKGSPRGREGQAMTWVAADKLARYSMPPADVPVVGVLRQPDRYLITPEPQNDAAWLDGVEQALQQEIARIQLRAPAVDPARWRALVHQVMGLRGRQRAQWLLNRDIGLASELGIGVHLGSEQLATLTERPLPADQPVAASCHGLEDLRHAQRLGCDFAVLGPVQATASHPGATPLGWEGFETLREQVSLPIYALGGMQPGDVREARAHGAQGIAAIRGLWPA; encoded by the coding sequence ATGCCCGATTCCCTCAGATCCATCCACGTCGTTGCCGGCGTGATCACCGACGCCCGCGGCCGCATCCTGCTGACCCGCCGTACCGAAACCCGTGACATGCCTGGCCTGTGGGAATTCCCCGGCGGCAAGCGCGAGCCTGGCGAAACCTCCGAACAGGCGCTGGTGCGCGAACTCAACGAAGAACTCGGCATCGATGCGCACGTGGGCGCGTGGGTGATGGACGTGCCGCAGCTGTACCCGGACAAGCGGCTGCGGCTGGAAGTGCGGGAGATCACTGGATGGAAGGGCAGCCCGCGCGGGCGCGAGGGCCAGGCCATGACCTGGGTGGCCGCCGACAAGCTGGCGCGCTATTCGATGCCGCCGGCCGATGTGCCGGTGGTGGGGGTGCTGCGCCAGCCGGATCGCTACCTGATCACGCCGGAGCCGCAGAACGATGCCGCGTGGCTGGATGGCGTGGAGCAGGCGCTGCAGCAAGAAATTGCCCGCATCCAGCTGCGCGCACCGGCGGTGGATCCTGCGCGCTGGCGCGCCCTCGTGCATCAAGTGATGGGGCTGCGCGGGCGTCAGCGTGCGCAGTGGTTGCTCAATCGCGACATCGGCCTGGCCAGCGAGCTCGGCATCGGCGTGCATCTGGGATCGGAGCAGCTGGCCACATTGACTGAGCGCCCATTGCCGGCCGACCAGCCCGTTGCCGCCTCCTGCCACGGGCTGGAGGACCTGCGCCATGCCCAGCGGCTCGGCTGCGATTTCGCCGTGCTTGGGCCGGTGCAGGCCACCGCATCGCACCCGGGCGCCACGCCGCTGGGCTGGGAGGGGTTTGAGACCTTGCGCGAGCAGGTCTCGCTACCGATTTACGCGTTGGGCGGCATGCAGCCCGGAGACGTGCGCGAAGCACGCGCGCATGGCGCGCAGGGCATCGCCGCCATTCGCGGGCTGTGGCCAGCGTGA
- a CDS encoding histidine phosphatase family protein: MQQRALHFDQVHVSTLERAQATAAIILHDVAPMPEVVSSAALVERNFGIFAGKNKTLIKKSVGHAVFERYFHDADGAPPDGEHWMDMYARCKTYYETVLAPLDQQAKHVLVVAHKYIVEVLALIASGLPPAEYIDFRLPNSRPLSWDELKQLTARSSSHLNTLGELTEIHLLRWMLLATLGGLHCRAWAQRCHLR; this comes from the coding sequence GTGCAGCAACGCGCACTGCACTTCGACCAGGTGCATGTCTCCACGCTGGAGCGCGCGCAGGCAACGGCAGCCATCATCCTGCATGACGTTGCGCCCATGCCCGAGGTCGTTTCCAGCGCGGCACTGGTGGAACGCAACTTCGGCATCTTCGCCGGCAAGAACAAGACCTTGATCAAGAAGTCGGTCGGCCATGCGGTGTTTGAACGCTACTTCCATGATGCCGATGGCGCGCCACCGGACGGCGAACACTGGATGGATATGTACGCCCGCTGCAAGACCTACTACGAGACCGTGCTGGCGCCGCTGGATCAGCAAGCCAAGCACGTGCTGGTCGTCGCGCACAAATACATCGTGGAAGTCTTAGCGCTGATCGCATCCGGGCTGCCGCCAGCGGAGTACATCGACTTCCGCTTGCCCAACTCGCGCCCGCTGTCATGGGACGAACTCAAGCAACTGACCGCGCGCAGTTCGTCACACCTCAATACGCTGGGCGAATTGACGGAAATCCACCTGCTGCGCTGGATGCTGCTCGCCACGCTCGGTGGTTTGCACTGTCGTGCATGGGCGCAGCGCTGCCACCTGCGTTAG
- a CDS encoding VOC family protein, with amino-acid sequence MLHHLSLGVSAIDTSVTFYDAVLGALGYVRVWSDLAPGTDDQAVGYGWAGGGDKLALKQSTAVPLAAGAGFHLAFSAASTAAVDAFYAAALQYGGRCNGAPGLRPDYGDDYYAAFVIDPDGHRIEAVHNQPAG; translated from the coding sequence ATGCTGCATCACCTCTCGCTGGGCGTCAGCGCCATCGACACGTCCGTCACCTTCTACGATGCAGTGCTGGGCGCACTGGGCTATGTGCGGGTGTGGTCGGACCTGGCGCCTGGCACCGATGACCAGGCAGTGGGCTATGGCTGGGCCGGTGGTGGCGACAAGCTCGCCTTGAAGCAAAGCACGGCCGTGCCGCTGGCCGCGGGCGCCGGCTTCCATCTCGCCTTCAGCGCAGCGAGTACCGCTGCGGTGGACGCGTTCTACGCCGCAGCGCTGCAGTACGGCGGCCGCTGCAACGGCGCGCCGGGCCTGCGGCCGGACTATGGCGATGACTACTACGCCGCCTTTGTGATCGATCCCGATGGACACCGCATCGAGGCGGTGCACAACCAGCCTGCCGGCTAA
- the metF gene encoding methylenetetrahydrofolate reductase [NAD(P)H]: MTHLSFEFYPPKTDDQRAQLDRTAAKLKAYAPEYVSCTFGAGGSTLSYTSETVRHLKQKHGFEAAPHLSCVGGSRQEIRELLKLYRAIGCTRIVALRGDLPSGMGHPGDLRYASDLIAFIRAEHGDAFRIEVGAYPETHPQAIDADSDLKYFKAKVDAGADAAITQYFYNADAYFHFRDAAQRLGVEVPIIPGIMPISNFSQLRRFSEQCGAEIPRWIGKKMQSYGDDADAVRAFGAEVVAGLCERLIAGGVPALHFYTLNLAKPTTQVLQLLGR; encoded by the coding sequence ATGACGCATCTCAGCTTCGAGTTCTACCCGCCCAAAACTGACGACCAACGCGCGCAGCTGGACCGGACTGCGGCCAAGTTGAAGGCCTATGCGCCCGAATACGTGTCGTGCACGTTTGGTGCCGGCGGCTCCACGTTGAGCTACACCTCCGAGACGGTGCGTCACCTCAAGCAGAAGCACGGCTTTGAAGCGGCGCCGCATCTATCCTGCGTGGGCGGCAGCCGCCAGGAAATCCGCGAACTGCTCAAGCTCTATCGCGCCATCGGCTGCACCCGCATCGTGGCGCTGCGTGGCGACTTGCCGTCTGGCATGGGCCACCCAGGCGACCTGCGCTACGCCTCGGATTTGATTGCCTTCATCCGCGCCGAGCATGGCGATGCGTTCCGCATCGAGGTGGGCGCCTACCCGGAGACCCATCCGCAGGCCATCGATGCCGACAGCGACCTGAAGTACTTCAAGGCCAAGGTCGATGCCGGCGCGGATGCGGCGATCACCCAGTACTTCTACAACGCCGATGCGTACTTTCATTTTCGCGACGCAGCGCAGCGGCTGGGCGTGGAGGTGCCGATCATTCCCGGCATCATGCCGATCTCCAACTTCTCCCAGCTGCGCCGGTTCTCCGAGCAATGCGGTGCAGAGATCCCACGCTGGATCGGCAAGAAGATGCAGTCCTACGGCGATGATGCCGATGCGGTGCGCGCGTTCGGCGCCGAGGTGGTCGCCGGGCTGTGCGAACGGCTGATTGCCGGCGGCGTGCCGGCGCTGCACTTCTACACGCTCAATCTGGCCAAGCCGACCACACAGGTGTTGCAGCTGCTCGGGCGCTGA
- a CDS encoding Gfo/Idh/MocA family protein: MKHPDALRIVLVGIGKIARDQHVPTIAARDDVQLVATVSRHGTVDGVPAFQTLEEAFAAHPQIEAVALCTPPVGRHALAQSALAAGRHVFLEKPPAATLAEIDDLRVIARQAQRSLFTSWHSRCAAGVEPARQWLAGKQLVRVHITWKEDIRHWHPGQDWILEPGGMGVFDPGINALSIVTHLLPRPFALRKATLHTPSNRQAPLAATLTFADTDDVPVTAEFDFLQTGHQCWDIAVETTQGALVLSEGGAKLHIDGVAHSVPAASEYDGLYARFVQLVRAGESEVDTTPFVHVADAFLLGERQVAAPFAW, encoded by the coding sequence ATGAAGCATCCAGACGCATTGCGCATTGTCCTTGTCGGTATCGGCAAGATCGCCCGCGACCAGCACGTGCCCACCATCGCCGCGCGCGACGACGTGCAGCTGGTGGCCACCGTGAGCCGGCATGGCACGGTGGATGGTGTGCCAGCGTTCCAGACGCTGGAGGAGGCGTTTGCCGCGCATCCGCAGATCGAGGCGGTGGCCTTGTGCACACCCCCGGTGGGGCGGCATGCCCTGGCGCAGTCTGCGCTGGCGGCCGGGCGCCATGTGTTCCTGGAAAAACCACCGGCGGCCACCCTGGCGGAGATCGACGACCTGCGCGTGATCGCCCGGCAGGCGCAGCGCAGCTTGTTCACCAGCTGGCACTCGCGTTGCGCGGCCGGCGTGGAGCCGGCACGGCAGTGGCTGGCCGGCAAGCAGCTGGTGCGCGTGCACATCACCTGGAAGGAAGACATCCGCCATTGGCACCCCGGCCAGGACTGGATCCTGGAGCCCGGTGGCATGGGCGTGTTCGACCCCGGCATCAATGCGTTGTCCATCGTCACCCATCTGCTGCCGCGGCCGTTCGCGCTGCGCAAAGCCACGTTGCACACACCGAGTAATCGGCAGGCGCCGCTGGCGGCCACGCTTACCTTCGCCGATACCGACGACGTACCGGTGACTGCGGAATTCGATTTCCTGCAGACCGGCCACCAATGCTGGGACATCGCGGTGGAGACCACGCAGGGAGCGCTGGTGCTGAGCGAGGGCGGTGCCAAGCTGCACATCGATGGCGTCGCACACAGCGTGCCTGCGGCCAGCGAATACGACGGGCTGTACGCGCGTTTCGTGCAACTGGTGCGCGCGGGCGAGTCCGAGGTGGACACCACGCCCTTCGTGCATGTGGCTGATGCGTTTTTACTAGGCGAACGGCAGGTGGCTGCGCCGTTTGCGTGGTGA
- a CDS encoding VOC family protein: MSLLASQQLKVFVPARDYAVSQQFYRALGFLQEDEVGHVTCFRHGAQCAFLLQDFYVRELAENLMLHLWVDDADAWWQHVHDSELTMHFQVTCSAPEDRPWGARDFTLHDPSGVLWRIGHPL, from the coding sequence GTGTCGCTTCTAGCCAGCCAGCAACTGAAAGTGTTCGTGCCTGCGCGCGACTACGCCGTCTCGCAACAGTTCTATCGGGCGTTGGGCTTTTTGCAGGAAGACGAGGTCGGTCACGTGACCTGCTTCCGGCATGGGGCGCAGTGTGCGTTTTTGCTGCAGGACTTCTACGTGCGCGAGCTGGCCGAGAACCTGATGCTGCACCTGTGGGTGGATGATGCCGATGCGTGGTGGCAGCACGTGCACGACAGCGAACTGACCATGCACTTTCAGGTGACCTGCAGCGCGCCGGAAGACCGCCCCTGGGGGGCGCGCGATTTCACCCTGCACGACCCCAGTGGCGTGCTCTGGCGCATCGGGCATCCGCTGTAG
- a CDS encoding glycoside hydrolase family 2 TIM barrel-domain containing protein, with protein MRYRWQWCQLVAGALLLACSAAAWAAQVRIEHRDDGYRLLVDGAPFVIKGAGLGNGSMETLAARGGNALRTWRVDPDPQRQRAFLDRAQRNGLKVAVGIEVGNERHGFDYNDAAAVRQQLQRIRTQVQQSATHPAVLMWVVGNELNLDYTNPKVWNAVGAIADAIHAIDPDHPVTTTLAGFDKPLIDRLKARAPSLDLIAVQLYGDIDALPQKLHDSGWRGPYVVTEWGPTGHWESPTTAWGAPIEDNSARKAVLLEQRYRQRIASDTRQGLGSFVFLWGNKQERTPTWYGLFLPSGAATPSVDTLQALWTGRWPATRAPAVSTLTLDGKQALDSVTLRAGHTATATLTASGATALRYVWQVRTESTARSIGGDAEALPAQIDVELRSDQAGDDSRVRLRAPAPGNYRLFVEVHDQQGRAGYANLPFRVEAP; from the coding sequence ATGCGGTATCGATGGCAGTGGTGTCAGTTGGTGGCGGGCGCCCTGCTGCTGGCCTGCAGCGCAGCGGCATGGGCCGCGCAGGTGCGCATCGAACACCGCGATGACGGCTATCGGCTGCTGGTCGATGGCGCGCCCTTCGTGATCAAGGGCGCGGGCTTGGGCAATGGCAGCATGGAGACGCTGGCAGCACGCGGCGGCAACGCGCTGCGCACCTGGCGCGTGGATCCGGACCCGCAGCGCCAGCGCGCGTTCCTGGACCGTGCGCAACGCAATGGGTTGAAGGTCGCCGTCGGCATCGAGGTCGGCAACGAGCGACACGGCTTCGATTACAACGATGCCGCAGCCGTGCGCCAACAACTGCAGCGCATTCGCACGCAGGTGCAGCAGTCGGCCACACATCCGGCGGTGTTGATGTGGGTGGTCGGCAACGAGCTCAATCTCGACTACACCAACCCCAAGGTCTGGAACGCGGTGGGCGCGATTGCTGATGCCATCCACGCAATCGATCCGGACCATCCGGTCACCACCACCCTGGCCGGCTTCGACAAGCCCTTGATCGACCGCCTCAAGGCACGTGCGCCGTCGCTGGATCTGATCGCCGTGCAGCTGTACGGCGACATCGATGCGTTGCCGCAAAAACTGCACGACAGCGGCTGGCGTGGCCCGTATGTGGTCACCGAATGGGGCCCCACCGGCCACTGGGAATCGCCGACCACCGCCTGGGGTGCGCCCATCGAAGACAACAGCGCGCGCAAGGCGGTGCTGCTGGAGCAGCGTTATCGCCAGCGCATCGCCAGCGATACGCGGCAGGGGCTGGGCTCGTTCGTCTTCCTGTGGGGCAACAAGCAGGAGCGCACGCCCACCTGGTACGGGCTGTTCCTGCCTTCGGGCGCGGCCACGCCCAGCGTGGACACGCTGCAGGCGCTATGGACCGGGCGCTGGCCGGCCACGCGCGCGCCGGCCGTGTCCACGCTGACCCTGGACGGCAAGCAGGCACTGGACAGCGTGACGCTGCGCGCAGGCCACACCGCCACTGCCACGCTCACGGCCAGCGGCGCCACCGCGCTGCGCTACGTCTGGCAGGTACGCACCGAAAGCACGGCGCGCAGCATCGGTGGCGATGCGGAAGCACTGCCAGCGCAGATCGACGTTGAGCTGCGCTCCGATCAAGCGGGCGATGACAGTCGCGTCCGCCTGAGGGCACCGGCGCCGGGCAATTACCGCTTGTTCGTGGAAGTCCATGACCAGCAAGGCCGCGCCGGTTACGCCAACCTGCCGTTCCGGGTAGAAGCGCCTTAG